A single Sutterella megalosphaeroides DNA region contains:
- a CDS encoding TRAP transporter large permease, producing the protein MTMFFIFAAVVVLLFLGVSTAVTMGFASIATYLFAGGDPARLFLVPQRMFSQVSGITLMSIPFFLLMGNLMSVGGISKSLFGFGRVCLGHRWGGLSNAAIAASIVMAAMSGSAAACAAGIGLIAISEMTRAGYSRSFSCATIAAGGALGPIIPPSITLILYAGLTSTSVNSLFEAGALPGLLLGLSFMVWSSYISYKNNYAKAAPEPYAVRWAAFKEAFWALLTPVIVIGGIFAGLFTATEAAAVASLYVMFLGFCITKTLHVKDLPRIFWETVEQTAKVMFVIATAGFFQFVLLYTRIPQETIGFITANFSTMTPVILLIIAILVIMGCFMEGTAILLITVPIFVPLAKSFGYDVTQLGIVMCIALAIGVLTPPVGLNLYVLSSITGEHVMNIAKDAVGYVLIMILMAIAVAFVPELSVGFAQLIGE; encoded by the coding sequence ATGACCATGTTTTTCATTTTCGCGGCCGTGGTGGTCCTCCTCTTCCTGGGGGTGTCCACAGCCGTTACGATGGGCTTTGCGTCCATTGCCACGTACCTCTTTGCGGGCGGTGACCCGGCGAGGCTCTTCCTCGTGCCGCAGCGCATGTTCTCGCAGGTTTCGGGCATCACGCTGATGTCGATCCCGTTCTTCCTCCTGATGGGGAACCTCATGTCGGTGGGCGGGATCTCAAAGAGCCTCTTCGGGTTCGGGCGCGTGTGTCTCGGGCACCGCTGGGGCGGGCTCTCGAACGCCGCCATTGCGGCAAGCATCGTGATGGCCGCCATGTCGGGGTCGGCCGCGGCGTGTGCTGCGGGGATCGGGCTGATCGCCATTTCCGAAATGACGCGTGCGGGCTACAGTCGGTCCTTCTCGTGCGCCACGATCGCGGCGGGCGGTGCGTTGGGCCCCATCATCCCGCCGAGCATCACGCTCATTCTCTACGCGGGGTTGACGTCGACGAGCGTCAATTCGCTCTTCGAGGCGGGTGCGCTTCCGGGGCTCTTGCTCGGCTTGAGCTTCATGGTGTGGTCGTCCTACATCAGCTACAAAAATAACTACGCGAAAGCGGCCCCGGAACCCTACGCGGTGCGGTGGGCGGCCTTCAAGGAGGCCTTCTGGGCGCTCTTAACCCCCGTTATCGTGATCGGCGGGATCTTCGCGGGGCTTTTCACGGCGACGGAGGCCGCAGCCGTGGCGTCGCTCTACGTCATGTTCCTCGGGTTTTGCATCACGAAGACGCTGCACGTGAAGGACCTTCCGCGCATCTTCTGGGAGACGGTCGAGCAGACGGCGAAGGTGATGTTCGTGATTGCTACGGCCGGGTTCTTCCAGTTCGTGCTTCTCTATACGCGCATCCCGCAAGAGACGATCGGCTTCATCACCGCGAACTTCTCAACCATGACGCCCGTCATCCTTCTCATCATCGCGATTCTCGTCATCATGGGGTGCTTCATGGAGGGTACGGCCATTCTCCTCATCACGGTGCCGATTTTCGTGCCTCTTGCGAAGAGCTTCGGCTACGACGTGACGCAGCTCGGGATCGTGATGTGCATTGCGCTCGCGATCGGCGTTCTGACGCCGCCCGTGGGGTTGAACCTCTACGTGCTCTCGTCCATTACGGGCGAGCACGTCATGAACATCGCGAAGGACGCCGTCGGCTACGTCCTCATCATGATCCTCATGGCAATCGCGGTCGCGTTCGTGCCCGAGCTCTCGGTCGGGTTCGCTCAACTGATCGGAGAGTAA
- a CDS encoding DNA adenine methylase encodes MRNPSPLRYPGGKSRLADFIRLNIKNLNLTNCTYVEPFAGGAGVALSLLLDNTVENIVINDYDKAIYSFWRAIKKEPNSLIDLIQKTPVTIQEWHRQKEIFSSGHCYSLELAFATLFLNRTNRSGILTAGPIGGYSQEGNWKLDARFNKEALIEKIRIIAQQKDRIHIYNRDIINFLRNFYPRFSTNSFCYFDPPYFNKGQKLYKNFFTPRDHQKIHDVITREVYSPWLITYDDVPEILQLYEDHKIYRFDLTYSAANKGIASEIMIFSDPSSCPSDKQLQDNGIKMNLRTEE; translated from the coding sequence GTGCGTAATCCATCACCTTTGCGTTATCCAGGTGGAAAGTCTCGCTTAGCAGATTTCATTCGCCTGAATATTAAGAACTTAAATCTTACGAATTGTACTTATGTCGAGCCTTTTGCTGGTGGGGCAGGAGTAGCGTTGTCTTTACTTTTAGATAATACTGTAGAAAATATAGTTATCAATGATTACGATAAGGCGATTTATTCATTTTGGCGTGCAATAAAAAAAGAGCCAAATTCGCTGATAGATCTGATACAAAAGACTCCAGTAACCATCCAAGAATGGCATAGACAGAAGGAAATCTTTTCTTCGGGACACTGTTATTCGTTGGAGCTTGCTTTTGCAACGTTATTTCTTAATAGAACTAATCGCTCGGGGATTCTGACGGCTGGTCCAATTGGCGGGTATTCGCAGGAAGGCAATTGGAAGCTTGATGCTAGATTCAACAAGGAGGCTTTAATTGAAAAGATAAGGATAATAGCACAACAAAAAGACAGAATACACATTTACAATCGGGATATTATCAATTTCTTACGGAATTTCTATCCTCGATTTTCTACAAACTCCTTTTGTTATTTTGATCCGCCTTATTTCAATAAGGGACAGAAGTTATACAAGAACTTTTTCACGCCAAGAGATCATCAGAAAATTCATGATGTCATAACCAGAGAAGTTTATTCGCCATGGCTTATTACATATGATGATGTTCCCGAAATTCTTCAATTGTATGAAGATCACAAAATTTACCGGTTTGATCTAACATATAGTGCTGCGAACAAAGGAATTGCTTCGGAGATAATGATCTTTTCTGATCCGAGTAGTTGTCCCAGCGATAAACAGCTACAGGATAACGGGATTAAAATGAATTTAAGAACGGAGGAATGA
- a CDS encoding NTP transferase domain-containing protein, with protein MHVIIQAGGKGTRLEGLTRNRPKCLVPVNNRPMIFWAFEAFKDHDITVICDYKQDALVKYLAAFGPQYRIRVVDADGKGTASGIRNAIQNFNDNDPVVVLWCDLLFHQNWSMPNIMKAPIEQNLIGLSGTFPCRWSFDNGRLKHSASSSAGVAGFFVFKNKDELADVPKEGALVPWLQSRDIQFTPFYLENIDEVGTMRVFESYSSPAVCRPFNEVIFNEDTVTKRGIDDQGRKIAVDEIAWYKHVKNLGFEAIPKIHSFEPLVMERIRGHNIFEYDCLTMSEKRKIIDGIVNGLKSLHNLEPAHPAVVSDLDDNYIDKTFKRLEKVEDLVPFAREEYIRINDRYYKNIFYDRDSLARILRNFYPQEFKLIHGDPTFSNMIYDRVNGKVYFIDPRGYFGKTKLYGDVDYDWAKVYYSLVGNYDQFNRKKFAIEIGTKGVELAVRPNNWADMEDYYFDQLDGVSKTKIRALHAVIWLSLTTYAWEDYDSICAAFYNGILKSADFL; from the coding sequence ATGCACGTAATTATTCAAGCAGGCGGAAAAGGGACGCGCCTTGAGGGGTTGACTCGAAATCGACCGAAATGCTTAGTTCCGGTCAATAATCGTCCCATGATTTTCTGGGCATTTGAGGCTTTTAAAGATCACGATATTACGGTTATCTGTGATTACAAGCAGGATGCTCTGGTTAAGTATTTGGCTGCGTTTGGTCCGCAATATCGCATTCGCGTAGTTGATGCAGATGGGAAGGGGACTGCATCTGGTATTCGTAATGCCATACAGAACTTTAATGATAACGATCCCGTAGTCGTACTTTGGTGTGACCTGTTATTCCATCAGAATTGGTCCATGCCTAATATCATGAAGGCCCCTATTGAACAAAATTTGATAGGGCTCTCTGGTACTTTTCCTTGCCGCTGGTCCTTTGATAATGGCCGCTTAAAGCATAGTGCTTCCTCCTCTGCTGGGGTTGCTGGTTTCTTCGTGTTTAAAAATAAGGACGAACTTGCAGACGTTCCTAAAGAAGGAGCACTTGTCCCCTGGTTGCAGAGCCGAGATATTCAGTTTACCCCCTTCTATCTTGAAAATATAGATGAAGTGGGAACGATGCGTGTTTTTGAATCTTATAGTAGCCCGGCAGTTTGTCGACCGTTTAATGAAGTTATCTTTAATGAAGATACGGTGACTAAACGAGGTATTGATGATCAAGGGCGAAAAATTGCTGTTGATGAAATTGCTTGGTATAAGCATGTTAAGAATCTGGGATTCGAAGCAATTCCTAAGATTCATTCCTTTGAACCCTTGGTAATGGAACGTATTCGTGGACACAACATCTTCGAATACGATTGTCTCACCATGAGTGAGAAGCGCAAGATTATCGACGGAATTGTCAATGGTCTTAAGTCTCTTCACAATCTAGAACCCGCTCATCCCGCCGTAGTTTCTGACCTGGATGACAATTACATTGATAAGACTTTTAAACGGCTCGAGAAAGTTGAGGATCTGGTTCCTTTTGCCAGAGAAGAATATATTCGAATTAACGATCGATACTACAAAAACATTTTCTACGATCGTGATAGTCTTGCCCGTATCCTCCGGAATTTCTATCCTCAGGAATTTAAGTTGATTCATGGAGATCCTACTTTCTCCAATATGATTTATGATCGCGTCAACGGTAAGGTCTACTTTATTGACCCCAGAGGTTATTTCGGTAAAACGAAACTCTATGGTGACGTTGATTATGACTGGGCTAAGGTTTATTATTCCCTTGTTGGAAATTATGACCAATTCAATCGCAAAAAATTTGCAATTGAAATTGGAACCAAGGGGGTAGAATTGGCTGTCCGACCAAATAACTGGGCAGACATGGAAGATTATTACTTCGACCAGTTAGATGGTGTTTCTAAGACAAAGATTCGCGCACTCCATGCAGTAATTTGGCTCTCGCTGACTACTTATGCGTGGGAAGATTATGATAGCATCTGCGCAGCTTTCTATAATGGGATTTTGAAGTCCGCTGATTTCCTTTAA
- a CDS encoding AAA family ATPase, with amino-acid sequence MIIKSIKIEKFRAFSNVKVQLGKKITAIAGRNATQKTTILGLISQPFTISKGSPMYGSKTVDGYNFKSQFKEKFKLSPKHDVVGQHNWELRLNRGVYKQDYFKVTSIARKENGKESLRFWNAEGGRSTGSGYIQLPVYFLSLSRLFPIGEARKTKREETNFTEEERTFCLDNYREILSIQETKKDTTAKVDIQKGTTVRTFAGVSDQFHDILTNSAGEGNVMKIILAVLSFRRLENKYQKAYKGGILLIDELDATLHSFSQKKLVDFLYTSAENYRIQVVFTTHSPIILDYISRKQKSSRLNQCPRAWHDWAIVHLEPEYDFDGTRIIQAKNVTTRSGMLNLLSMIDLTYSQDGHIHVYCEDHVAICFLRYVLEQELKIIPDHYMEFINVNLGWPNYLDLVRKNIPEFTKNIIVLDADVLENKDFKSSSNYKTFEESKNFLILPLTVEKDMFVFLKDTKTFNEFRLNISRKPDLKFEILFNEWPHEPGSYKTPDFKAWYKYALSIVRDESILFEFWCRKNPEKISEFCTKFKKAFNELAEKRDLDCLP; translated from the coding sequence ATGATTATTAAATCTATTAAAATCGAAAAGTTTCGCGCTTTTTCGAATGTCAAAGTTCAGCTAGGTAAAAAAATTACGGCTATAGCTGGACGAAATGCTACCCAAAAAACAACAATTTTAGGGCTCATCAGTCAACCATTTACTATCTCTAAAGGCAGTCCTATGTATGGGAGTAAGACTGTTGATGGGTACAACTTTAAGTCTCAATTTAAGGAAAAATTCAAGTTATCGCCAAAGCATGATGTAGTCGGGCAGCACAATTGGGAACTAAGATTGAACCGAGGCGTATATAAACAGGATTATTTTAAAGTCACAAGTATAGCCCGGAAAGAAAATGGAAAAGAATCCTTGAGGTTTTGGAATGCAGAAGGAGGGCGTTCCACTGGTTCTGGTTACATACAGTTGCCCGTTTATTTTTTAAGTCTTAGTCGACTCTTTCCCATAGGCGAAGCAAGGAAGACAAAAAGAGAAGAGACAAACTTTACTGAAGAGGAAAGGACATTCTGTCTAGATAATTATAGAGAAATTTTATCTATTCAAGAAACCAAAAAAGATACTACTGCAAAAGTAGATATCCAAAAGGGTACAACTGTCCGTACTTTTGCTGGTGTCAGCGATCAGTTTCATGATATTTTGACTAATTCAGCCGGAGAAGGAAATGTCATGAAGATCATTCTGGCGGTTCTGTCATTTAGGCGCCTGGAAAACAAATATCAAAAAGCCTATAAAGGAGGAATACTTCTTATTGATGAGCTTGATGCAACATTGCACTCATTTTCACAGAAAAAACTTGTAGATTTCCTTTATACATCCGCTGAGAATTATAGGATACAGGTTGTTTTTACAACTCATTCCCCGATTATTCTTGATTATATTTCTAGAAAACAGAAAAGTTCAAGGCTAAATCAATGTCCGCGAGCATGGCATGATTGGGCAATTGTACATCTTGAGCCTGAGTATGATTTTGATGGTACCCGTATTATTCAAGCAAAGAACGTCACCACTCGTTCGGGAATGCTGAATTTGTTATCAATGATTGACTTAACGTACTCTCAAGATGGACATATCCATGTATATTGCGAAGACCATGTGGCAATTTGCTTTTTAAGATATGTCCTGGAACAGGAGCTAAAGATAATTCCTGATCATTATATGGAGTTCATAAATGTAAATTTGGGATGGCCCAACTATTTAGATCTTGTTCGAAAAAATATCCCAGAGTTTACGAAAAACATAATAGTTCTAGATGCTGATGTTTTGGAGAATAAGGACTTTAAAAGTTCTTCGAATTATAAAACATTTGAGGAATCAAAAAATTTTTTGATACTCCCTCTAACTGTAGAAAAGGACATGTTTGTATTTCTCAAGGACACCAAAACCTTTAACGAGTTCCGGTTAAACATCTCAAGAAAACCAGATCTTAAGTTTGAGATTCTATTCAATGAGTGGCCACATGAGCCAGGAAGTTATAAAACCCCAGATTTTAAAGCATGGTATAAGTATGCGTTATCTATTGTTCGCGATGAGTCAATTTTGTTTGAATTCTGGTGTCGAAAGAATCCTGAAAAGATAAGTGAATTTTGCACTAAATTTAAGAAGGCCTTTAATGAACTAGCCGAAAAAAGAGATCTGGACTGTTTGCCTTAA
- a CDS encoding acyltransferase, protein MKSIKIISANKRSGEILSHILKANNLPNTVQVYSALDDDLLKQVYDDKENTFINIGKYPIKSDKVINVPLLRFDFYFMLNNDRLGGVKYRINKKYSIGVFPWVDLAIKHKLLLGYSKEEILSDLGSIQVPSAKKQELSVANEQAITHFCSGLSSLNQGLCQQIILKSKQEVLAFSPVEPNLNWYHLVGKFIIEEFFNKIYKEVVIPYDLCRNLVQYPIWGHNELTDKLIFWNELISIKTWVSRYIDFFCFGGVPAKDPLDIARVKFLIDNKLYLDCDYAKFQLCANKMADFANYYDPQANVVIVFDKSSQPDVQIHKFESEKEVTFIPGVKITFTGKGNLVVLHKAAKFQNSNLLCGTNTFVYIGKSVFNGLFFTNRVHSGGSLIIGDNVFAPERVKVHLYGNNQVKIGDGCMLADSVKIMAGDAHTIFDENGFISNIADGVEIQENVWLAFDVKVLKNTFIPKGCAVATGAVVASKFSSPHALLGGVPAKVIKTNIRWDVRNPEWL, encoded by the coding sequence ATGAAGTCTATTAAAATTATATCTGCAAATAAACGATCAGGTGAAATTCTTAGCCATATTCTGAAAGCCAATAATTTACCTAATACTGTTCAGGTGTACTCGGCTCTTGACGATGATTTGCTTAAACAAGTATATGATGATAAAGAGAACACTTTTATCAACATCGGCAAGTACCCTATTAAATCAGATAAGGTAATCAACGTTCCCTTGTTGCGATTTGATTTCTACTTCATGTTGAACAATGATCGACTGGGGGGGGTTAAGTACCGGATAAACAAGAAATATTCAATTGGTGTGTTTCCTTGGGTAGACTTGGCCATAAAACATAAGTTACTACTTGGATACTCAAAAGAAGAAATACTCTCGGATCTTGGGTCTATTCAGGTTCCTTCTGCTAAGAAGCAAGAGTTGAGTGTTGCTAACGAACAAGCTATTACTCATTTTTGTTCAGGACTTTCTTCTTTGAATCAGGGCCTGTGCCAGCAAATAATTCTGAAATCCAAGCAAGAAGTCTTGGCATTTTCACCGGTTGAGCCCAACTTAAATTGGTATCACTTAGTTGGGAAATTCATTATTGAGGAATTCTTCAATAAAATTTACAAAGAAGTCGTCATTCCTTATGATCTTTGCCGCAATCTTGTCCAGTATCCAATTTGGGGGCATAATGAGCTAACGGATAAGCTCATTTTCTGGAATGAACTTATCTCGATAAAAACTTGGGTTTCAAGATATATTGATTTTTTCTGTTTTGGTGGTGTGCCTGCCAAAGATCCACTTGATATAGCCAGAGTCAAATTCTTGATTGACAATAAGCTATATCTAGATTGTGATTATGCAAAATTTCAACTCTGTGCCAATAAGATGGCGGATTTTGCTAATTATTATGACCCGCAGGCTAATGTAGTTATAGTTTTTGATAAATCTTCACAACCTGATGTTCAAATTCATAAGTTTGAATCTGAGAAAGAGGTAACTTTTATTCCTGGCGTAAAGATAACTTTCACAGGCAAAGGTAATCTTGTAGTTTTGCATAAGGCAGCAAAATTTCAAAACAGCAATTTATTGTGTGGCACAAATACATTTGTCTATATTGGGAAATCAGTTTTTAATGGATTGTTTTTCACAAATAGGGTTCACTCTGGAGGGTCGCTAATTATCGGAGATAATGTTTTTGCTCCTGAAAGAGTGAAAGTTCATTTGTATGGCAATAACCAAGTCAAAATTGGCGACGGTTGCATGCTTGCGGATTCAGTAAAAATAATGGCAGGTGATGCTCACACGATATTTGATGAAAACGGATTTATATCTAACATAGCAGATGGAGTTGAGATTCAAGAAAATGTGTGGCTTGCCTTTGATGTAAAAGTACTTAAGAATACTTTTATTCCCAAGGGTTGCGCTGTTGCTACTGGTGCTGTTGTGGCTTCCAAGTTTTCTTCGCCTCACGCGCTTCTTGGAGGTGTCCCTGCAAAAGTTATTAAAACAAATATTCGTTGGGATGTCAGAAACCCTGAGTGGCTTTGA
- a CDS encoding TRAP transporter small permease, giving the protein MYSKFETIFSRVTQAACTFFLAAIFVMFLLNVFVRFVPIYNFTQTDDWIQFCLIWMIFLAAAELVRTKNHFVVDLATSQIASPAVKRVMRVAVLLIELVTYVVICWYGVVWVMRSNAHMQSIPWMEVRYVYLAIPVSAFFMAVFAVKQLGETVTGKRDDTETRE; this is encoded by the coding sequence ATGTACTCGAAATTCGAAACGATCTTCAGCCGCGTGACGCAGGCGGCGTGCACGTTCTTTCTGGCGGCGATCTTCGTCATGTTCCTCTTGAACGTCTTCGTGCGGTTCGTGCCGATCTACAACTTCACGCAGACGGACGACTGGATCCAGTTCTGCCTCATCTGGATGATCTTCCTCGCGGCCGCGGAGCTCGTGCGTACGAAGAACCACTTCGTCGTCGACCTCGCGACCTCGCAGATCGCTTCTCCCGCCGTGAAACGGGTGATGCGCGTCGCGGTGCTTCTGATCGAGCTCGTGACCTACGTCGTCATCTGTTGGTACGGCGTCGTCTGGGTGATGCGCTCGAACGCCCACATGCAGTCGATCCCGTGGATGGAGGTGCGCTACGTGTACCTAGCGATTCCCGTGAGCGCCTTCTTCATGGCGGTCTTTGCCGTGAAGCAGTTGGGTGAAACGGTGACGGGGAAGAGGGACGACACGGAGACGCGGGAGTGA
- a CDS encoding KpsF/GutQ family sugar-phosphate isomerase — MKFAKDLNMTPDEVLLEEGRKALRIERDSIDSVEKELGQPFVDAVKLILNTKGNVIFSGVGKSGHVGRKLAATFSSTGTTSFFVHSDEAAHGDLGMIKPDDVFVAISFSGESDELLTILPALKNLNIRIIAMTGRAESSLARAADVSLVTKITREACPLNLAPTSSTTVTMALGDAIASAVMGAKKFSREDFARSHPAGALGRRLLMRVQDVMRTQNLPIVSSQASLMDAVEAMSKGKLGVVIGVDSSGIPEGIFTEGDLCKILRNTIDINKVSFKDVMSRELKSIYSHLSAHSALEEIKKYKVNQLIVIDSDKNFSGIVHIQDLIARKVC, encoded by the coding sequence TTGAAATTTGCGAAGGATTTGAATATGACCCCTGATGAGGTTCTTCTAGAGGAGGGCCGCAAGGCTCTCCGGATAGAGCGTGATTCTATCGACAGTGTTGAAAAAGAATTAGGACAGCCTTTTGTCGATGCAGTCAAATTGATCCTGAACACTAAAGGAAATGTGATTTTCTCAGGTGTTGGAAAGTCTGGTCATGTAGGTCGTAAGCTTGCAGCTACATTTTCCTCAACAGGAACTACATCGTTCTTTGTGCATTCCGATGAAGCTGCACACGGTGATCTTGGAATGATTAAACCAGATGACGTGTTTGTGGCAATTTCCTTTTCTGGCGAATCCGATGAGCTTTTAACCATCCTTCCGGCATTAAAGAATCTTAATATTCGGATTATTGCAATGACGGGTCGAGCGGAGAGTTCTCTAGCACGTGCTGCTGATGTTAGCTTAGTAACTAAAATCACTCGCGAGGCCTGCCCATTGAATCTCGCGCCCACTTCCTCAACCACAGTTACAATGGCACTGGGAGATGCTATTGCAAGTGCTGTTATGGGGGCAAAAAAGTTTAGTCGTGAAGATTTTGCACGATCTCATCCTGCTGGAGCCTTAGGTCGGCGGCTTTTAATGCGTGTCCAAGATGTGATGCGAACCCAAAATCTCCCGATAGTATCTTCTCAAGCATCTCTTATGGATGCAGTAGAAGCTATGTCTAAGGGAAAGTTGGGCGTTGTTATTGGTGTCGATAGCTCTGGTATTCCCGAAGGCATTTTTACTGAGGGAGATCTTTGTAAGATATTAAGGAATACAATCGATATCAATAAGGTTTCCTTTAAAGATGTTATGAGTCGTGAGCTTAAATCAATTTATTCTCACTTGTCGGCTCATTCCGCCTTGGAAGAGATCAAAAAATATAAGGTTAATCAACTCATTGTTATCGATAGCGATAAGAATTTTTCTGGGATAGTCCATATTCAAGATTTGATTGCTAGAAAAGTCTGTTAA
- a CDS encoding acylneuraminate cytidylyltransferase family protein codes for MKINDRELKVAIPLKTNSERVPNKNLRPFCGEDSLFDIKAKQLLKVFSPDDVYVSSENEAVEKLCAKYGFNFHLRDLALTKSTAKENQIVSAIVNAIPGAPDIMWCQVTQPLFDEFDRLIDCYSNLDPKYDSIAVVKRVGHHILDANGNPVNFNFGYWHKISQDLPKLFEVTWSAFIMRREMLEQAWYQIGRNPYLFETTRPLVDINDNQDFEVASILYNHYSKLKDNL; via the coding sequence GTGAAAATCAACGACCGTGAACTCAAGGTTGCTATTCCCTTGAAAACAAACTCTGAAAGAGTTCCCAACAAAAATCTTCGTCCCTTCTGTGGTGAAGATAGTCTCTTCGATATCAAAGCTAAGCAATTACTCAAGGTTTTCTCGCCTGATGATGTATATGTTTCGTCGGAGAACGAAGCTGTAGAAAAACTTTGCGCAAAGTATGGTTTTAACTTCCACCTGCGCGACCTTGCTCTTACCAAGAGCACGGCCAAAGAAAACCAGATTGTTTCTGCAATTGTTAACGCGATTCCTGGTGCTCCCGATATTATGTGGTGTCAGGTAACGCAACCTCTCTTTGATGAGTTTGATCGTCTTATTGATTGCTATAGCAATCTGGATCCCAAGTACGATAGCATTGCTGTTGTAAAAAGAGTCGGGCATCATATTCTTGATGCCAATGGGAATCCCGTAAATTTCAATTTTGGATATTGGCACAAAATTTCACAAGATCTCCCAAAATTATTTGAAGTGACGTGGTCGGCTTTTATCATGCGCCGGGAGATGCTTGAGCAGGCTTGGTACCAAATTGGTAGGAATCCCTATCTCTTTGAAACAACTCGCCCATTGGTCGATATCAACGATAATCAAGATTTCGAGGTAGCCTCGATTCTTTATAATCATTACAGCAAACTCAAAGATAATCTTTGA
- a CDS encoding TRAP transporter substrate-binding protein, whose translation MSKNKAVLQSSAITILALSLSGGTWAATTIRLAHTANVSHIHHEAALQFAQNVKDRTKGEYVVEVYPAGELGDQPALAEQVTLGALDLSVVSLGNMAMYAKELNAMTAPFLFSDYDQAHKVIDGFVMGWMNQKLENHDAVGLSMFDYGFRQTTTKGVVVNSAEDLKGVKIRVPPSTGLLAAFDAIGANTQRIAYSELYTSLKQGVVTGEENPVFTILADSLYETQDQLALTNHYFDCQVFLANKTFFDGLPVEVQQILKEEAVKAQNLTRDKVSHGEAAAIEELKKKGMNVTVPNRDSFVAKMKPAYEEVSKLSGKEAMDELLAAIDKIK comes from the coding sequence ATGTCAAAAAACAAGGCGGTCCTCCAATCTTCTGCAATTACTATCCTCGCGCTCTCCCTCTCGGGTGGCACCTGGGCGGCGACCACCATCCGCCTCGCCCACACGGCGAACGTCTCGCACATTCACCATGAAGCGGCGCTGCAGTTCGCTCAGAACGTGAAGGACCGCACGAAGGGCGAATACGTGGTGGAGGTCTACCCAGCGGGCGAGCTCGGCGACCAACCGGCACTTGCGGAGCAGGTGACGTTGGGGGCGCTCGATCTTTCGGTCGTGTCGCTCGGCAACATGGCCATGTATGCGAAGGAGCTCAACGCCATGACGGCGCCGTTCCTCTTCTCCGACTACGACCAGGCCCACAAGGTGATCGACGGGTTTGTCATGGGTTGGATGAATCAGAAGCTCGAAAACCATGACGCCGTGGGCCTTTCGATGTTCGACTACGGCTTCCGTCAGACGACGACGAAGGGCGTGGTCGTCAACTCAGCCGAGGACCTCAAGGGCGTCAAGATCCGTGTTCCGCCTTCGACGGGGTTGCTCGCCGCGTTTGACGCTATCGGCGCCAACACGCAGCGCATCGCCTACTCGGAGCTCTACACGTCGCTCAAGCAGGGCGTTGTGACCGGTGAAGAAAACCCCGTCTTCACGATCCTCGCCGATTCGCTCTACGAAACGCAGGATCAGTTGGCGCTCACGAACCACTACTTCGACTGCCAGGTGTTCCTCGCCAACAAGACCTTCTTCGATGGTTTGCCTGTCGAGGTGCAGCAGATCCTGAAGGAAGAAGCCGTGAAGGCTCAGAATCTGACGCGTGACAAGGTCTCGCACGGCGAAGCCGCCGCCATCGAAGAGCTCAAAAAGAAGGGCATGAACGTCACGGTCCCGAACCGCGACTCGTTTGTTGCTAAGATGAAGCCCGCATACGAGGAAGTGAGCAAGCTTTCCGGCAAGGAAGCCATGGACGAACTCCTCGCCGCTATTGATAAAATCAAGTAA